In the genome of Paralichthys olivaceus isolate ysfri-2021 chromosome 10, ASM2471397v2, whole genome shotgun sequence, the window TAAAGGCCTCAGCTCATTTGTCAACAGTTTCTGAAGTTGGGGATTATTGACATTTGTTAAAAACCTGATGTGGTTTCCACGGCGCCGTTGATTGACATTGCAAATGATTGAAAAAGTCTTATTGGGTCGAGACTCTGCTCTCCAGAAAAATGACTGTTGCTCTCTTTTTCaggatattttagttttttttagcaataaatcaaatgaaaagaccaaaatcaACAATAACTTTATTTGGAAGTTCGTTTTCATGCTTGATTGTTTCAGGGATGATTGCTGAAAACTTCAGAGTCCAAATGTTTCAGGGATGTTTGCCACAAGAAGAGAAGGGAACTTGTTTCGATGGACAGACGAACGCACTGCTGGCTTTGGTCTTTTTTTCATGAGAACAATATAGAATCatcttttaaataaactgaataaacaTCTGGCGAGTGTGGATCATTTTCTCTCAAAGAAACTGTGAATACTGAGATTAAAAAACTCACTCTCTGTGTCGGAAGTAATAGTTCGACCAAAAAAAGTGTCGCAACAGCTAAGAGTTTCGTCATCTTgtgaaataaattcaaaatacacatcacACACGGACGGAAAGTCACTTTACGTCTCAGTGTTTCGTCCCTTTTGCTGTAATTCCAGTTTTTATATTATCTTTAAATGTGGAGATGGAGTTAATAAAGAAAAGATactgaaaaaatgaaatgtaggaaagaggagaggaaaaagatggAGGCAGCTGAGCGAAATGAGAAATTCAAGAaaggaaagggaggagagaaggaggcgAGAAGGAGGttagggaagagagggagggaaggttGCAGACAAAAGGTAAAGCAAAGGacaaaatgaaggaaaagaaggaagaagTAATAAATGTCGTAAAGATTAAAACAGGCGGATGATTGGCTCTGACATGTTAAAGTGCCCAGGAGATGtggcgtacacacacacacacacacacacacacacacacacacacacacacacacacacacacacactgacccgaGCGTAAGCTAGCAATAGTCTCCAAGTGTGGTTGTCCTCTTGCTGAACTCacacgaccacacacacacgcacgcacacacacacacacacacaacatggcGTTCAGGACACTCCCATTGGGATGAGCTGTCATCGCCATGGTTACAGTCTTCGAGTTCAGAgttaggacacacacacttcagtgtcCACCAAGCACACTGCAACATaagtcaacacaaacacacacacacaccgcaaacaccttgtgtgtgtcctgtgagtgtgagtgtgtgtgtgtgtgtgtgtttgtatgtgtgtgtccataataaatctctctctctctcctggtcagtctcagtgtctctctctctctctctctctctctctctcagttggTCCTCCTGTGTTTCTGGTGCCACAGCGCGGTCGGCAGGTTCTGGCAGCCCTGGTACTCTCGTCGCATCTCCCCGTCGGTCAGCGGCGGCGTGGCGTTGCAGGGGGCGCCCGCCAGCGTCACGTTCAAGAGGCCGGCCCACGGCTCCAGCAGGTGAGATATCCCCGCAGCCTGAAAGGCATCGTGAGTGGAAGAGGTCAGGAGGTCGTTTAGAAGAGTGACGCAAGAAATCAAACTTAACGGCGAACAGTTATGTTACCTTCCCCAGGTGGTCCAGGAGGCAGATCGCAGGGCGGATGTAGGACCAGCTGCCGTCCTCCGAGCCCGCGTTCACCCTCTGGTTGTGGTGGTTGTGGGTCTGCCGCGACTGCTTTGGGATCAGGACCACGTTGAGGTGTTTCTGGGACCCTCGCAGCCTCTTGGACAGAACGCCGCTGTAGCTCTGATCCACAAAGAGCAGGACGCGAGTGGCCCTGCAGCCGGCCAGGTCGGCCAGCAGCTCGTTGACCGAGTATCGCTCCTTCAGATCGGCCTGGAgagggaaaggaaggaagaagacACTTAGGGTGGGTCGTCCAATCGTACGTCTTCAGAGGCTTTTCTCGCATtctcaaaacaaactgctgcagatgaGTTTGATGATCTACGAAGTTTCTTCAAATTCCTCAAATCGCattattacaatatttattgGGGTTtctcatagactgtatttaaagatggacgacgggactccacttcctcccactctccagaATCGAAGCTAAAATGTTCCATCTTGCGCATGCGTTTGATTACAGTGTTCAAACACGCAGCTCTCTGATCCGACATATTAACAGAAGATACGTTAGATTCATTAAATGTCCTGTTTACCAGCAGCTCATGACCACAGCCAAAGATGAGCTCATGTCCTCATTTTCAGAAAACTTCTCCGACAACTAATTTTTTCCTAAACTGTGTGCAGCACTTGTTTTTCTTACGATGCCGTTGAGGTTGGCGTCCCACAGCAGCATGGTGCCATCGTTGCGTGTGGGCGAGTTCAGGTAGAGAACCAGCGTGTCGGCGCAGTGCTGCTTCCTGCAGACGTACGACACGTGGTTACGAATCACCGCTTTCTCTGTCGCCGAGTACACGCCCTCCATGTCCTCTGTCGGAGGGAAATGTGAATTAGATATTTTCATTTATGCAAATCTCACAGCAAGAGgattaaatatttgaataaacaaaatacaccaaaagaacacaaagcagtcaaacagcaacaataaaatactgattatatataataataatactggcTTTATAGTTGTATAGTCACAGTTATATCTAGCTCTGTGtcacagactgtgtataaagatatAGGACACTTCCTCTAACtaccagaaatgaagccaaaaaacGCTTCGACCAAAAACTGCATAAAACGACAAAACCAGCCTCGAGTACACGTCCCAttcaccaacatggaggaggaggactacAGTCTATGTTCTTCATGGTtaaaactttactttttatatttagtcTAGTTTTGTACCTTTACTTATCGACAAACTCAAAATCTAAACGCAGGATGTTTACGGCTAATGGAGTATTTTATACTTGAGTAGATCCAGTTttacttaaatacattttatgaatCCTTCTTCCATCGTTAGTGTTTTTtcgtgtttttttaattgaaatctTCGTACCAGGAAGTTGTCCACTGCTGGCAAAGAAGGTCTTGATGTGATCTTTATGAAAGCCGTTGTTCCGCAGCATCTTATAGAACCTCTGAAGATTTTCAATGTGACGCTGGAACGTCATCTGCTGCTGCCAGCCGCCTGCAGCAGGTCAGTCATCACAGTTACACATCAATGTTTGAAAATACCTTTTTAAGACGTTGgtgatgttttaatttgtattattaatatatattttaaactaaCGTACCTGAGAGGAGCACGGCGTGGTCACAGGTCTGGTAGAGCCGGCAGGAGAGGTGAGTGGCGAGCGGCTGCTGGTGGCAGCGGCGGGTGTTTTTATTCAGCTCGCAGCTGGAGACAGGCAGACTCGGAGAACCCATCGGCAGCGGCTGAGGACACCTCGCAAACTCTGTGTGGTCTGTGGGAGGAAGGAACAAAGAAGGAGTCAGGGCACAGGTGTTTGTCTCGGAAACAACTTCTCAAAGGGcattaaacacatttcctgACATTAAGACCGTTTGCTTGGGACCCAACCAAACATTAAAGAGGACTTTATCTCCACATATTGGCAGCATGTCGGAAGTGGGTTTTTGGTTTTTATCCTGAGGATTGACTGTGTTTGCCATAACAGCTTAAAAAAACGTTTTCCCCATAAGCTTTCTCACGACTCGCAGGTTTGTAGCGGAGGCTGCGGGTGTGGGTGGTCTTGGCAGAACGTGCATTTCGCTCAGAAAGCCTCCCACCAGGAAAAGTGCAACAGAACCCGACTGAAGCTGTAAAACGCAGGTGGATTTTAACAATCCTCGTCACTTAACGCTTGGAAAATCAACTTTCAGTGACATGCGTGAAGTGGAATCAGTTGAACGCTGGATGGATAATGACGGTGTTGGTTGTTCCTCTGACCTTTTGTGGTCTCGAGTTGAAATGTTGTTGGTGTCGATGGTTTCCTGAGGTTTTATCTATTGAGTAAAATCCTAAATGTTCCTTTGAACCGTGTCGGTGCTGAATTCCTCACCCACACATCTGAGTCTCTGCGTTCGGTTTCTGTCTCCGACCCCGACCACCAGCGGCAGGAAGTGGACTTCGCAGAGCCCTCCGACGGCCCGCTCCACCAGCCGGCCGCCGCCACTGGTGCTGACGGTGCCGCCGCGCAGGCCCCCACCCGCCAGCCGGCTGTGTCCGTTACCCATGAGCCTCTCTGGCCCGGCTTGCCGACGCTTCAGCTGGTTCTGACACCGACCCTTCAGGGCCAGAGTCAAACACTCGTCCCCTGGAGACGTGAAGAAGGTGATAGATACAGTTTTGATCAGATTGAGTGACTTCACAAGGAGTTTGACCTTTTTTGTTTCAGGCCACTACAagatatttaaaacacactcacTTATAACAATTATACATAAACgttcatctcatcttatcttggTGATCGTTATCAAACATAGCCTGAAGAACCCAAAGCTCCATCGTGCTCCTTTTGATTTCacttctctcttcacctcctttgCCCTCTGTCATTTATCTCCTTCACTCCCCTAGCTTCTGGTTTATCTCACATTTTCTCCCCCTttcccctcctccatctctcctcctccctccactctcctccAGGGTTAAATTTGGCCCAAAGAAAGTTTTGCTCTTAGAGATGTTGTTCGATCCCCGTCCACGGGACCCAGCAGGGGGCCCCCGTGCTCCGTGTGCATGAATAATTGaccggtgtgtgtttgtgcaacacGAAGCCAAATTCACCTCAACATCTGGCCCCAACCTCTCTCACAGCAGGAGGTCAGCGACTCTCACTTCAACACGCGATGACTTTACAGAACCTGTGAGGACCGACGCAGAACACATTGACTTCCTGTCCCATTAGACCCGTTTCTACATGAATGAAGCACTTTGGAGACTTTTACTCTTTTGGCTTTTTGTCCACTGTGAAGCGAGCGTTTTATTTTAGACGCACGGAggtttgatgatgtcacaaaGGTTTGAAAGGTTTGAAATCCTCTCAACAGAGGCGCTGGTCCCGACACATGTTTTTAGAACTTTAGAAGACAGATTAGAGTGAGTATGTTACAAACCagacctcctccatgttagcagatgggacatggaccttCTTATCTGACCTTGGTTCTCTTATCCTTTGCTCTAAACTAAAaggaaattaaactgaattttcaTATTCTTCGTCTGAACATCAtaataaacaaaacaggaaaagatgAACAACCAGAGATATTCCCACGTTGCAAATGTCCTTAGCGTGAATCTTAAACCACAAAtagaaaatgcaaacacacgcaGGCGGAGACATCGCAGGTGTAGCTGTGGGAACAAAGTGCTGAAGTCGGGTCGAACGCGCTCTGAGCAGGAAAACGTCCTGCATCGCACAATGAGCTATAAATGGGTCCACGCGCGTCCAACTCGTCTCTTCTGCTCCAGTTAAAGGCAAAACCAGCGCACTCAgtacacacaacatacacacacaacacacacacacaacacacacacacaacatacacacgTGCATACACTGTGTATTTGGTGCACGTGTTCAAGGAGAAATTCATAAACAGCTTTAAGTATAGATGCAACGAGAACTCCTGAAAACTGTCGACAGGCCTCGTCTCGTCCTCACGCTCAGGGCTCTCCTTACGCCACCTTACCCATAGTGCCTTTCTCCACTATCATGGCACTCTATGCTGCTATGATTCCGTCCCCTCACCACCGCACTGCCACCAGCGTCAAGGCCCCATCTAAAGCTCCCTACCTGTCGGATTGGCCGCTATTAGTAATGTATTAGTAGTTCTGTCTTCTGTCAAGATTACTGAGTTGATGTACTTATCTAGATAATATTTAGTCGTAGTAGTTTGGGACATTTGAAATCACATcatctgcacagaaacagataTTTAAGTAGAGATTAGGGAGACTGATTATTACTCTGTACGATGTAAACAGCAATGGGCCGAGAAAAGAACCCTGCAGAACACCATCAGGTGTTATTATCGCTTCTGCTACTTTTGGAACTATCACAAGTGCTGCTACTATTTTACTACGACCACATGATGCTGTCTGTACTATTTGTAGTGCATCCGGGAAAAGGAAActttatattctatatttttagCTGATAAATACTTCCATTACTTCCATTACACACTATACACAGTCAAATGTAGATGTTTTGAGAACTTTGCACAAATGAAATCAGACGGACTCACCCAGGTAAATGCCGTCCAGGTGGGAGCATCTCTTCTTCGTCACGTTCACGTCCACATAGAAGAGGACCACCGGGTGTCCAAAGTTTTCCCCGGGGCTGGGATCCAGCACCAGCACGGCATCGTGGGCCATGGATCCAGGGAAAGGCTGCTGGTGTCCATTCGGCATCTGGCTGATGCCGAAGCCTCCCCGAGGTTTGGAGCCCACTGTCCCACCTGAGGAGTCCGGCAGGATGGCCAGAACTTTGTCCGAGGAACCTGAAGGGTTGTGGAAGAGCAGACTCCTCATTGTAGCACAAATCAACTGTAATGATCCATTAAAGAGAGAAATTTGATTGTGGAAGTTAATTCTACTATTttggagtaaaataaaatagaaatacctCAACACACTTCAACAGTACCCGCAAATTTCTAAATATTTAATACAGATGCAGGTTTTAAAGAtttttgatttaatattcataaatataatttaatgttcataaatatattttaatgtattatttattctaatattaatttgatttaatcatCTTAACATCTTGACCCACATTAATATTGATTCTAATATTCAGACCAAGGCACAAAAATGATTCAGTCTTTTGCAATTaattcagaataaaacatttattgaaattaatCTAACTTTGAATTTGAGCATCACAACTTTATTATTTGAGTTTCAAACAGAACATTTAACCCTTTGACTTGTTTTAAGGTGGTGCAGAGAATAAGAACCATTTAATCAGTGGACTATGTTTATTCTAAGACAATTAATCTCTTAATCCttataaattaattttctccttttcttcatAATCAAAGAGATTTAATTATATTCTGTTTGAGCcaaagatttttttccccacaaacgTCATAAGATTCTCACACAGAATAAGAAACACTGTGGTGAtgcgtgacctttgacctctgtacCTGCCGTGGTGCGTGGCTCCGACACGTAAACGGCCACGGCGGACGGCGGGAGGTGGGCGAGCTGCCTGCACTCCGCCTCGGAGAGCGAGGACATGCGGAGGCACCGGTCCAGCTGGTCCCACTGCAGAGACTGGAGGCCGGAGCGGACCCAGCGCTCCAGCCGGCCCGGGGAGATCACGCCGCCTGCGGAGGCCGGGACGGAAACATGGAGGCTGAGGATGCTGAGCGGAGCAGCCAGAAGCAGCAGGAGCCTCATTCTCACACCAGGGATCAGCTCGTTCTTTAACCTCGGATTTCTGGTTCCTCCTTTAGTTCTGATTATTCCTCCTCAGTTCTCCTTCTTTTAATTCGtcctctttttgttcttcttctctcggTTTATCACTTTCTCTCCCGGTGCTCTTGATTATTCCCTTTCTTCTCTGTATCTGCTCTGAACCTCCTggtcctcttttctcctcctgtatCCTCCAGAtgttcctcttctcctctgtttccttttATTCCTTCACTTTTGTCTCCTCACTTGAGCATTTTTGTCCTCAAGCTTTTCCCGTTTTGTGTccagttgttttcttccagaaaaatatattaaaataaactttttgtcCTCTTCACGCTGAGAATCTGTGTCCTGTAttcactctcttcctcctttATCTGGACATGAGATGCTGAAGTTCTCACAaactttatttctcctttttttctgcctttgaGATGAAAGAAAACCTGTTATTCcgtctttattttcatctttaaatctACTTTTCTTTGCACCTGACTGGATGCCACAAACCCCAACATCCTCTTCACTTGTTCTTctttattcctcttttcttctggaCTTCAGAGGAGGGTAATTTATCCAACACTGCCCAAAGgcaacatttttctgttgttgttcttcttctttattcGTCCCTCGGGTGGAGGAGGATTTATTCTGGAGCAGCTTCAGGCTCTGTGTTGGTTTGGGAGGTGAAAGATCGtcctgcagaaaaagaaaaaaaaagtttgtcctGGTGATCAGATCCTCtcgttcttttcttctctctctctcttctcgaGTCCTGAAGTCTctttgctctcagtgacactTGAGATCAGATTGTCCACATCTACCAGGACGGACGCCACTCCTGCTGCTCAGCTTCAGTCTGCACGCCCCGCtctctttatctgtctctctctctctctctctctctctcacacacactccctctctctcacacactccctctctctctctctctcacacaaacacactcacacttttctctctctcctcctcgaGCTCTGACATGCCAGAGGTAAAGGAGAAGGGAGGatatgaagagagaaaaactcaACGGAGGAAAGAGTTTGTGCAAtggatgagaaataaaaaagaggggatgatggtgatgaggaAAGAATAGACAACAGTGATGGAAGAAGGAGAAAAGTGACAGAAGGGTCcggatgaaaagagagagagagagaaaggatgtAAAAGTGTGAGGTAGGGTCAAAGGATAAGAGGcggggaaaagaagaaaaacagagataaaaagagaggggggggggaaacagaactgggaaagagagcgagaaagGGGGATTAAGAAAGGCAAGGAAGAAAAAGTGGGAAAGTGGGAAGtagaaaggaaaggaaacagggaggaaaggaggaggaaaggaaaaatgTGGATGATGAAAGTGAAGATGAGCAAAGGAAGTAATGAGAAACAGAGGCagtgagaaaaaagaggaggaagaaggatgaaagagaggaaacaatAGAAGTACAAAGGGAGGAAAGggaaagaggaaaggaaagtggaagaaagaaaaaaaggggggcCCAAGGCGGTGAGGAAAGagatgaaggagggaggagataaAGGACAGGAGGTAAGGCTCCTCTAGTGCGCCCTCTAGTGATGAAATATGGGATGTACAAGTTTGTCAGGTCCATCAGAAAAAACTGGTTCAgagaaagtttttattttccaggttCTTTTATTTGGACTGAATAagtgaagacaaataaaaactatctatctatctatccatctatctatctatctatctatctatctacctctctatctatctatctatctatctatctatctacctctctatctatctatctatctatctatatatccatctatctatctatctatctatctatctatccat includes:
- the LOC109644969 gene encoding uncharacterized protein, whose protein sequence is MRLLLLLAAPLSILSLHVSVPASAGGVISPGRLERWVRSGLQSLQWDQLDRCLRMSSLSEAECRQLAHLPPSAVAVYVSEPRTTAGSSDKVLAILPDSSGGTVGSKPRGGFGISQMPNGHQQPFPGSMAHDAVLVLDPSPGENFGHPVVLFYVDVNVTKKRCSHLDGIYLGDECLTLALKGRCQNQLKRRQAGPERLMGNGHSRLAGGGLRGGTVSTSGGGRLVERAVGGLCEVHFLPLVVGVGDRNRTQRLRCVDHTEFARCPQPLPMGSPSLPVSSCELNKNTRRCHQQPLATHLSCRLYQTCDHAVLLSGGWQQQMTFQRHIENLQRFYKMLRNNGFHKDHIKTFFASSGQLPEDMEGVYSATEKAVIRNHVSYVCRKQHCADTLVLYLNSPTRNDGTMLLWDANLNGIADLKERYSVNELLADLAGCRATRVLLFVDQSYSGVLSKRLRGSQKHLNVVLIPKQSRQTHNHHNQRVNAGSEDGSWSYIRPAICLLDHLGKAAGISHLLEPWAGLLNVTLAGAPCNATPPLTDGEMRREYQGCQNLPTALWHQKHRRTN